One Pseudomonadota bacterium genomic window carries:
- a CDS encoding response regulator, whose translation MKKEFKILIADRNSNVREFLKREMTDEGYAVVMAENGRDVLKWVYNLNPVDLLILDPDLPDADESLLLMKLNQKTPYIPVVLHTFFSDYIATSKILALSEFVEKGGNSIEQLKKIIETILKNNISTNLGKG comes from the coding sequence TTGAAAAAAGAATTCAAAATACTAATTGCAGACCGAAACTCCAATGTTAGAGAATTTTTAAAGCGTGAAATGACAGACGAAGGATATGCCGTTGTTATGGCGGAAAATGGAAGGGATGTTTTAAAATGGGTATATAATCTTAATCCTGTCGATCTTTTAATACTTGATCCTGATTTGCCCGATGCTGATGAATCTTTATTGCTGATGAAACTTAATCAAAAAACCCCCTACATTCCGGTAGTACTTCATACATTTTTTTCAGATTATATTGCTACTTCAAAAATTCTTGCTCTATCAGAGTTTGTTGAAAAAGGCGGAAACAGCATAGAACAACTTAAAAAAATTATTGAAACTATTTTAAAGAACAATATCAGCACAAACCTTGGAAAAGGATAG
- a CDS encoding GHKL domain-containing protein — MKRRLYANLQRRIILITLFVSFVPLIFLSITIYQQFARVFKNKIQEQITYRARVQSNAIELFLKERTAILLAMSDSYTFDFLSEKNNLEKIFKIMNNRVGGFIDLGMIDSSGRHVAYIGPYNLLDVNYYSEPWFHEVESKGVYVSDVFMGYRNVPHFIIALQRQEANRRWILRATIDSDVFESLVRTAQVGKTGDAFIINKDGYYQTSMRFGGAILSKSSIDTTIFGEGTMALEKINEHGKKLLYAGRWFKKNNWLLVISQDASEEMTHLFKTKQMEIVIVTIGCLMIIFTTIFTTHKIIKRLEYADNKMNELNAQLVHSDKLAALGKMATGVAHEINNPLAVIAEKTGWMEDLLEEEEFQSSQNLEEYKKSLLKIEEHVERARKVTHGMLGFARRMEPHLEDVDINKVINETITFLESYARTNNISIINDSKSDLPIIASDHSQIQQVFLNLLTNAIDAVGKDGNIYISSKSNDSKIAVSIKDNGPGIPKERQTRVFEPFFTTKKSGKGTGLGLSVSYNIVKNLGGTINLESEEGKGTTFTVTLPVVVPEKK, encoded by the coding sequence ATGAAAAGAAGGTTATACGCAAATCTTCAGAGAAGAATTATTCTTATAACCCTATTTGTTTCCTTCGTACCGCTGATCTTTCTTAGTATTACAATCTACCAACAATTTGCACGTGTTTTTAAAAACAAAATTCAAGAACAAATCACTTATCGGGCTAGAGTTCAGAGTAATGCTATAGAACTATTCCTAAAAGAACGCACTGCAATTCTTTTGGCTATGTCCGACTCATATACATTTGATTTCCTATCGGAAAAAAATAATCTCGAGAAAATCTTCAAAATAATGAACAACCGGGTTGGAGGGTTCATTGATCTGGGAATGATAGACAGCTCCGGCCGTCATGTCGCTTACATCGGTCCTTATAACCTCCTTGATGTTAATTATTATTCGGAACCATGGTTTCATGAGGTTGAAAGCAAGGGTGTTTATGTAAGTGATGTGTTTATGGGATATAGAAACGTACCTCATTTTATTATCGCCCTCCAGCGTCAGGAAGCAAACAGAAGATGGATACTAAGAGCGACTATAGATTCCGATGTTTTTGAAAGCCTCGTTCGTACCGCACAGGTTGGAAAAACAGGGGATGCTTTTATTATAAACAAAGATGGCTACTACCAAACCAGCATGCGTTTTGGAGGCGCAATTCTTTCCAAATCGAGCATAGACACTACTATCTTCGGAGAGGGAACAATGGCGCTGGAAAAGATAAACGAACATGGGAAAAAGTTGTTATATGCCGGCCGCTGGTTTAAAAAAAACAACTGGCTTCTTGTTATAAGCCAGGATGCTTCCGAAGAAATGACACACCTTTTCAAAACAAAACAAATGGAAATTGTTATCGTAACAATAGGCTGTCTGATGATAATTTTTACTACTATCTTTACAACTCACAAAATCATAAAACGTCTGGAATATGCAGACAATAAGATGAACGAACTTAATGCTCAACTCGTTCATTCGGATAAACTGGCTGCCCTTGGCAAGATGGCCACAGGTGTTGCCCATGAAATAAATAATCCTCTTGCAGTAATAGCTGAAAAAACAGGTTGGATGGAAGATCTCTTAGAGGAAGAAGAGTTTCAGAGCAGCCAAAATCTCGAAGAGTATAAAAAGTCGCTTTTAAAAATCGAAGAGCATGTTGAAAGGGCAAGAAAGGTTACACATGGAATGCTCGGATTTGCGCGCAGGATGGAACCTCACTTAGAAGATGTTGACATTAATAAGGTCATTAATGAAACAATAACTTTTCTTGAAAGTTATGCCCGTACAAATAATATCTCTATAATAAATGATTCAAAATCCGATCTTCCTATTATCGCAAGTGATCATTCACAGATACAGCAGGTATTTTTGAATCTTTTGACCAACGCTATAGATGCGGTAGGAAAAGATGGAAATATATATATAAGCAGTAAAAGCAATGATTCTAAAATAGCAGTCAGCATAAAAGACAATGGGCCTGGGATTCCCAAAGAGCGTCAGACAAGAGTTTTTGAACCCTTTTTCACCACCAAAAAATCGGGCAAAGGCACAGGGCTTGGTTTATCCGTCAGTTATAATATTGTAAAGAATCTGGGTGGAACCATAAACCTTGAAAGTGAAGAAGGGAAAGGGACAACATTTACCGTTACACTTCCGGTTGTTGTTCCTGAAAAGAAATAA